The genomic window AAGTAATAAGTAATTAAGACATAtcggaaaaaaaagatgaagaaatggccAGCTATGTCATGATCAGATGCACACTAGGACGCCTGGCAGGATCAGTCATTAGAGCAGGCAACGCTTGACCTCccttgtgagtttgagccccatgtgggatgcagagattactgacataaagaaaactttaaaaaaatgcacactaGTGAACTGGCAAGGGAGGGCCCAGCTCTGACCATGTGCCCAAGCAGAGGCCCTCGCCTCCTCCGAACTCCGGAACTCCGCCTTTTCACTCATTAAATGGGGCTAAGAATACCAGTGCAGATCTTCTGAGTGTCACAAAAGGCAATGGACGCGAAAGTGTCTtgtaaagggggcacctgggtggctcagtgggttaaagcctctgccttcggctcaggtcatgatctcagggtcccgcatcgggctctctgctcagcggggagcctgcttcctcctctctctctgcctgcctctctgcctacctgtgatctctgtctgtcaagtaagtaaataatatcttaaaaagaaaaaaaagtgtcttgtaaaaataaaagtgctaCACAAACGTAATGTGGTGTTATTCTTAATAATTTCCAATTTGCTGGGCAGGGAATAGAGAGCTGCAGCCTGGGACTCGGTCCTACCCCTTCTGCAGCCCCTCCATGGGCTCACGGAAATCGGCAGCGGCCCTGCTGCTCAGCTTCAGGCCTCAGGGCCCCCCGCTGAAGGGTCACTGTCAGTCCGCACGGTGAGGGGGACAAGAGCCTCACCTGGGGCAATGGGGTCACATGGCCACTTCCTCTCGTCCGCAGGTGCACCTcagtggagagacagagagcgaatGAGCCCCTGCATCTGAACCTCTCACTCTCCTCTACGACCGACCCCTGCTCCATCACGGGAGTTCAAAGGGTTCACTTCAACTTTCCATCAACTGGAGTCAAATACCCGAAAAACGAACAGCCCGTGCACCACcgcacacccccccacccccagatcccAAAGGAAATGCtgcctaccaccaccaccaccacaaaaaaaaaacctttaaaatcatACTCTGGGGCCAcgcggctggctcagtcagtagagcctggACTCTCGGcctcgggattgtgagttcaagacccacattggtgaagagattacttaaaataaaaatctttaaaaaaaaaatcatagtctcAAAGCAAACGGAAAGATTTGCTTTCTATTTGGGATttgttttattatcttatttttttaatccatgttcCCGTCCCCTTCCACTGCTGTGGGGAAGCAGAAGCTGAAGGACGGACGTCTTTGTGCAGCAGGTGGACTGCGCACGTGTGTGGGTTCACCTCAGCCTCCGCGGCTCCCCAGAAACGTGGGGCTGAGCCTGCCAGAGCCGCTCCGCCCTCGCCCTCCGGGACAGCTCCTGCTCCCTCTTGGCACCAAGGTCTTTGGGTCcctggaagaggggaaggggctcAAACCCTAATCGTCTCTGCAAACCGCCGTCCCTCCCCGGACCGGCTCGCGCAGGTGCGTCGCAGACCAAGTCGAGTTAGGGTTAagctcaccctaaccctaacctgtaccctaacccgtaccctaaccctaaccccgtaGAGACCGGTTGCTGGAACCCAGAGACCCCGCCGCTGACGTTCCCCGGGCGGGCAAATCCCGTCTCCGAGAGCCGGGGCTGCGGGTCGGGGCCGAGACCGACCCTCCCCAGGGCTTCAGGGAAGCGGGCGCCGCCCTCCTGCCCGCGTCCGGCTCGCGGCCCCGCACGAGGGCGCCCGCTCTGCGCCCCGAAGTGCCCGCGGTGGAGGCGGCGCCGGGGCTGGGAGAGCCGGGGCTGGCACGGGGCTCTCCAGCCGGGGGCGGCAGCCCTGCGTCCCTCCCGCTCCCCCTCCGCGCGGGTCCCACTCCCCGCGGCGCAGGAGGGGCAACGGGGGGGGGCTTCCTCGACTGTTCTCTCTTCGCAGCCCCAGGGAGAAGGAAGACAGTTCGGCAAAGTGGGGCTCCCAGGAagtggggaggaaagagagaaggagccgatggTCTCCCTCCGAGGCGCCCAGAACCTACGACGGAGCGTGCCCAGCCCGGACGAGGCCTGGAGGGGAACAGCGACAAATGCCCCATTGCCCTTAGGTCCAGTTTatccccctgccccacaccctgAAACCTCAAACGCAAACAATGCATTGAGACGGTAATCCCATTAGTCATCCTCCCTGAGGGGGCCGAGGGCCCGGCTTGGTTCCCATGGGGTGACTGGGCTGACTCATGCGGCGGCTGCAGGGATGGGCCAGATCCGGACTGACCGCAAGGCTGAAAGGCTCGAAGCTGTGCTTAGCCCAGCCCCTAGGACCCCTGCAGCTGCAAGCTACTCAGACCACCGCCCCCAACACAAAAATGACAGAGACAGACTCTTAAAGTAGGCCCCCCACCTTCAACTGGGCCATGGGCGGCTGCTGTGGGCTCAGCCCGCCAGTGGCCTCTGTCCTGCCAGGCTTGGGGCGTGCCAGATgcgccctctctccctcccttcaccGCATaagcgccccccccacccccgcccttcaGTCAGCACACCCAGAGCACAGCAGGCCTGTGTCTTCTGGGAGGCTGCTAAGGAGGTGGGAGGCAAAGGCAGAAAGAcatgtaaataaaagtaaatgccTCACAGCCTGTGTCCCTGCACGCTGCACCCGTTGATAAAATactggaggcaggcagagtacAACCTTCCTCCAGAAGCTCCCTAGTCTTAATGTCAAGACTAGAGGGAAAAACCTTACTCAGCTTGACAACAGCCAGGCTTCTGGAGAGCCTGCTCTAGCCTGCAGAAGTCCTTCTGGAACTTCCCTTATCTTTACTTCCCCCAACCCGGAGGTGTACAGTCAGTGGTTCCTCACAATCCTGGGGCagaagctctttctgcccacgtgctttaataaaaccccctatttgcaccaaagatgtctcaggggggtgcctgagtagctcagagggctaagcttctgccttctgttcaggtcgtgatctccaggtcctgggatcaaacccaccCACACCCGCccctagggctctctgctcagcggggagcctgctttcccctcttctctgcccacttgtgatctctgtcaaataaataaaatccttaaacccacacacacacacacacacacacaaagatgtcTCGGGAATTCTTTTTTGGCCGTTGGCTCCAGCCTTCACCATCCTCAACAACATTCAAAAATTACATCACCAGGACTATCTCTGCCCCACTCTGGACCCATCACAGCCTGGCTTGGGCACCATTTCCTTCCCCACCCAAATTCCAGAGCCCTCTTTCCTGGGAACCACGTGAGCCTTCCTTAAGAAGCCTTCGTCCAGGGCGAGACCCTTTTCTAATTCGCCTGCAGTCACCTTACAGGCTAGCAGCAGTCAGGGTGGCCCCAGGTGTGGTGGGGCACTGCCCTGTCACTCCCAGAATTGACCATGAGCAAACTCTGATGGCTGGCACAGCACCAGTAAGAGGAGGGAACAGAAATCACTAGGAAGCCAGGACACGGAGGCAAACTTGAccaaaaaaaggtatttattgaACAATTACCCACCACAGTATTTGAGTATTTGACTTAGGCAGGCCGGCTCGAGGGTGTCTCCACCTCCCGATAGGTTTTCAGCCCTTGAGGGCGTCATTGTAGATCAAAGCCAAGGCCCCCAGAAAGGTGACATATTCCTGGAAGTTCACCACCTGGTCCTTGTTCCGGTCCAGGTCCTCCATGAGCTTTGCAATGTCAGCATCCTGCAGCTTCTAACGTGTCAGAAGGGAAATCCAGACTCAATGTGATGAGAACCTCCGattctctcccctgctccctccaggcagccctccctCAGACAGGGGaccctgctctctcctcctcaaAGACATTGGCTTTATTGCTCCACTAACCGCTGGGAACTGACCCATGGTCCCAGTAAGCTGTGTGGGCTCGGGCCCCAGAATATGGGTAACTGAGCGTCAGATGCACctggcccctccctctcctcaccctGCTTCCGAAGGGCCCGGGGAGCGGCCTTACTCACCGCGCCGATGGTGAGCTCGTTCTGGATCAGCTCCTTCAGCTCCTTCTTGCTCAGAGTGCTCTTGTCGCCTTCCCTGCCCGAGTACTTATGGAAGATGGCCACGAGGAGGCCAATGGCCTGGTCCAGGGGGCACGCCATGGCTGGGCGCTGGGCGCTGGGCTCAGAGCTGGGGGCGGAAAGGCTGGTCAGTGCCGAAGGGCCCCACCCGCCCACATTCACATTCCCCGAGAGCTCTGTCCCCAGCCGCAGCGCACCGGTGTCACCAGCGGGAGTCGGCTCGGGGCTTGGCGGGAGGGAGGCAGACCCGAAGGCCCAGAGGAGAGAGGTGGACAAGCAGCAGCCGGACCACGGCCGAGAGCCAGCCACGGGGGCTCCAGAGgtcggggaggaggagggggaccgCACACCCGGGACACACCCTCCCGCAGCCCGGGGCGCACTCGGGGGAGCCACCTGCCGCCCGGGGGCCGATTCACCCCAGCGCGGGCGGCCCCGCGAGGACTCACCGCACGGCCGGGAGAGCGTCCGCGGACCCGCGGGGCGGCGGCCAGCGCGCCTTTTAGCGGCCGCGGGGCGGAGGCCGGGCGAgtcagagcccccccccccccgccaggcccccccaaccccgccccgaaccccccccccccgccgccgccgcccgaggccaacttccccccccacccctggccagcCCCACCGCGCCCTCCGCGCCGCCCTCAGGCCCGCCCCGTCCAGGCCCGCAGGGCGCCGGCACCACACCCGGGCCCCAGCCCTCCGCGCCGCCGGCCTCGGGCTGTTCCGGTTCCCGGCACGGAACGGGGATCCCAGGGGCGACCGTTGCCAGCCAGGGACACCGAGCTCCCGGCccacggcgggggcgggggggctcccTAGAGGGTGTTTGGGGACAACCCCCGATGGAGGGGGAGCGGCCAGTGGTCTGCAACCTGGGATTTCAGGGACATCTGGAACACCCACCCCTCAGCCAAAACCAATTCCCACCACCACCCTCACAACTCACAACCCTCCCTCCCCGGCGCAGCCCGTGCCTCCCCCGCTCGCCCCCTCCCACGCCCCACACCCCAGCCTGGAATAGCGCCCTCCCGAGCTCTGTACCCTCCGCCCGGACCCCACAGAGgactggggtggggcggggcgggctaGCCCCCCGCCCGGGGGAAGTGGGGAAAGGAGGCTGGCTAGGAGGCCTCCCGTGGCCTCAGACTGGCTTGTCCACCGCCGCCCTCGGAGCCTCCCCCAGCGCGCGCACCTCCTCTGCCCTGTCAAAGCGCTTCCTCTTAGCTTTCTCTGCAGGGGAAAGCCGGGCCCAACTTCCCCATTTTCCGGAAGGGCAAAACTAAGCCCAGGAAGTTCAGTGACATCCACACCGAGGAAGGGAGGACGCCCAGGACCCTAAATCCCGGAGGCCCTCCGCCCACTCGAGGAGGCGTTCTtccttgccccccccccacccctaggCAAGGGGGACAAGACATCTTCAAAACCAGCCAGGAATGGAAAATCTTTATTTGCCCTGCTGGAAGGGAAGGCAGAAGCAGGGTCCATCCAGAAGGGAGACGAGGGCAAGTGGCCAGAGGGGAGCTGTGAGAGGGGCTGCGGagaccagggggaggggctgagcccTGGTCATTTCCTATCCTCCAGGAAGAAGTCGTTGTAGGCCATGCACAGTGTGGTGAGGAACACCGAGTACTCCTTGAAGTCGATTTCCTGGTCACTGTTCTTGTCCAAGCTCTTCATCAGGTCATCAATGCTGGTCTCCTTCATCTTCTTCAAGGGAAAGGGACAGGTCAGCCACCCCAAATAGCCCTGCATCACCACCGCACGGCGCCACGCACAACCCGGGAAGACAGCCTCAGGGTGACTCTCAGCTGGGTCCCCAACACGGACGGTCTCAGCCCCCAGCGCACAGCCAGCACCGGGCCTGGCGCCACGCGGTGACACACCTTGAATCCAAGCAATTGTCCCTAGGAAAGCCGGCCCAACCGCCCCTTTCCACAGCACGTCCCACCATCCAGGGAAATAGTGGTCTGGACGTTATACAGCGTCCAAAACAGAAATGCCTTGGAGACTGTGTGGAACTGAGTCTTCTGTCCCTGCAGAGGGTAGCTGAGACCTGACCCAGACAGCATGCCACGAAAGCCACGTGTCAGAGCCCAGAAGCCACCGCGGCCTTCCCTTCTGGGACAGCTTGCCGCTCAGCTGTGTGGAGATGAGGCCGGGGCCCAGCCATGTTCTGTCTGTCCCCtgctctcccctgctctcccagACCAGCGCCACAGAGAGGATGAAACATGGCCCTCGGGTGAGacaggaagaaaacacagaagagttCTGCCCTCCCCTCTTCACTGCCCTCAGTTCCCACTTTTCCACAGGAGACACACGTCAGGACAAATGGAGATGGAAACAGCTTCTCTGTGACATGGTCCTTGCCCCAGCATTCCCCAGGCCCTCTGTGCTCTGTAATTAACCCCTGGGGAcccgccacccctccttttgccCTCATTAACTTCAGGATGCAGAGAGCCTGGCGGGAAAGCCGGAGGCCAAGCTTCGTGAAACCCACACCTGCTCCTGCCCAAGGGAGGCCCACCAGGGTTCACAATGTGACTGGAGAGGCCCCAGGACTAGATTttcaaggaagaaggaaggactcGACCTCTTACTAGCTGGGTGTCTTTGGACCAGTTAGATAATGTTTCTGAGCCTCTGTTGTTT from Neovison vison isolate M4711 chromosome 10, ASM_NN_V1, whole genome shotgun sequence includes these protein-coding regions:
- the S100A6 gene encoding protein S100-A6, giving the protein MACPLDQAIGLLVAIFHKYSGREGDKSTLSKKELKELIQNELTIGAKLQDADIAKLMEDLDRNKDQVVNFQEYVTFLGALALIYNDALKG
- the S100A5 gene encoding protein S100-A5 isoform X3, whose protein sequence is METPLEKALTTMVTTFHKYSGREGSKLTLSRRELKELIRKELCLGEKMKETSIDDLMKSLDKNSDQEIDFKEYSVFLTTLCMAYNDFFLEDRK